The Bacteroidales bacterium genome contains a region encoding:
- a CDS encoding efflux RND transporter periplasmic adaptor subunit, which translates to MKKRYIWWGVAAILIIIAIVWFSRSRKKADVALMSEVMGGEFEVLVTVTGELQAKNSENIMAPAELRSGVFRFGDYKIQDLIAEGTVVDSGQIVATLDRTTAANSLEDVKDAIEQAESKCLTTRLDTTMTLQGLRDDLLNKQFAVEEAEIKLEQSKFEPPATIRQAQIDVDKAQRSLAQSEANYRLKVQQAKANMNDADINLSRHLRRRQQMLDVLEMFTIRAPKKGMVIYFREWGGQKRKTGSTISPWDLIVATLPDLSVMISKTYVNEIDISKVKAGQQVRIGVDAFPEKKFTGSITQVANIGEQLANTDAKVFEVTIQVNEYDPILRPSMTTSNAIVINTLQDVKFVSLDAVFSQDSIPFVYTKNNTKQVVVLGESNENQVVVEQGLNVGDKVHISVPENSENWKLTGEDLIPIIKERALLKKKEKEEMERKAEEEQKKRQNGGRRGGPMPQGTPQPVGNLN; encoded by the coding sequence ATGAAGAAAAGGTATATCTGGTGGGGTGTTGCTGCAATATTGATCATAATAGCCATAGTGTGGTTCAGCCGTTCCAGAAAAAAAGCGGATGTCGCACTGATGAGTGAAGTAATGGGAGGTGAATTTGAAGTGCTGGTTACTGTTACCGGCGAGCTGCAAGCCAAGAATTCTGAAAATATAATGGCGCCGGCTGAACTTCGCAGTGGTGTTTTCCGTTTTGGAGATTACAAAATCCAGGATTTAATAGCAGAAGGGACTGTGGTTGATTCCGGACAAATTGTAGCGACATTGGACAGGACTACTGCCGCCAATTCATTGGAAGATGTAAAAGATGCGATAGAACAGGCAGAGTCAAAGTGTCTTACTACCCGCCTGGATACCACAATGACATTACAAGGTTTACGGGATGATTTGCTCAACAAGCAATTTGCCGTAGAAGAAGCTGAAATCAAACTTGAACAGTCGAAATTCGAACCGCCGGCCACTATACGCCAGGCACAGATAGATGTAGATAAAGCCCAGCGTTCATTGGCTCAGTCAGAAGCCAACTACAGGCTAAAGGTACAACAGGCAAAAGCCAACATGAATGATGCCGACATCAACCTGAGCAGGCATCTGAGACGTCGCCAGCAAATGCTGGATGTCTTGGAGATGTTTACCATCCGTGCACCCAAAAAAGGGATGGTGATTTATTTTCGCGAATGGGGCGGACAAAAACGTAAAACGGGATCTACGATCAGTCCGTGGGACCTGATTGTAGCCACCCTGCCTGATTTATCCGTAATGATTTCGAAAACATACGTTAATGAGATCGACATCAGCAAGGTAAAAGCCGGGCAACAGGTACGGATCGGTGTAGATGCCTTTCCCGAAAAGAAATTTACCGGATCAATAACGCAGGTAGCCAATATCGGAGAACAATTGGCCAACACCGATGCAAAGGTTTTTGAAGTAACTATCCAGGTCAATGAATACGACCCGATCCTAAGGCCTTCCATGACCACCAGCAACGCTATAGTGATCAACACCCTGCAGGACGTAAAATTCGTATCGCTTGACGCTGTTTTCAGTCAGGACAGTATTCCTTTTGTATATACTAAAAACAACACAAAACAAGTAGTAGTTCTTGGTGAATCGAACGAAAACCAGGTAGTCGTCGAACAAGGATTGAATGTAGGAGATAAAGTACATATATCCGTCCCTGAAAATTCCGAAAACTGGAAATTAACAGGAGAAGACCTGATCCCGATCATCAAGGAACGGGCACTTCTGAAGAAAAAAGAAAAGGAAGAAATGGAGCGTAAGGCTGAAGAAGAACAGAAAAAACGTCAAAACGGAGGTCGCCGTGGAGGTCCAATGCCACAGGGAACGCCTCAACCAGTAGGAAATTTAAATTAA
- a CDS encoding GAF domain-containing protein, with product MKEELAIHHDLSKEEKYKELIPQLKSLLSSETDSVANYANVSAALKEAFGFFWVGFYRVENDELLLGPFQGKIACTRIQYGKGVCGTAWKEKRTIIVPDVEKFEGHIACNSASRSEIVVPVIRNDRVLAVLDIDSDVPDDFDPVDAAYLEEIINLLP from the coding sequence ATGAAAGAGGAATTAGCCATTCACCATGATTTATCTAAAGAAGAGAAGTATAAAGAATTAATACCTCAACTAAAATCCTTGCTATCTTCCGAAACAGATTCAGTTGCTAATTATGCGAATGTTTCAGCCGCTTTAAAAGAGGCATTCGGCTTCTTCTGGGTCGGATTTTACAGGGTGGAAAATGATGAACTTTTATTAGGCCCTTTTCAGGGAAAGATCGCCTGTACACGTATCCAATACGGAAAAGGTGTGTGTGGGACCGCATGGAAAGAAAAGCGTACGATCATTGTTCCTGATGTTGAAAAGTTTGAAGGACATATTGCCTGTAATTCAGCATCCAGATCCGAGATCGTTGTTCCTGTGATCCGGAATGACCGGGTGTTAGCCGTACTTGATATTGATAGTGATGTTCCGGATGATTTTGATCCGGTCGATGCTGCTTACCTTGAGGAGATCATCAATTTACTTCCGTAA
- a CDS encoding TolC family protein — MNRFYWILLGYLTSLSLNLTAQQNNNTKYIFTLDEVIQLAKDQSLDGIAAKHSFRASYYSFRAYKADYLPKLTLNTSPTTYNHSIRQVESVVNEEYQTREVETNTFSTTAGLSLSQNIGWTGGNISLNSDFSRFHNMNDDSDEARQYTTAPIKLQLRQPLNGYNSLKWQKKIEPLKFQEAKQNYIVSMEQVASNAVSYFFALAQAQIELRMAETNYKNAGELYEIAKGRYQIGTIAEDALLQMELRYMQAESNLNNAKMNIEVRQSRLRSFLGFKDNIDIELEINPEVPSMKIPYNKALEYALDQSPDIISYNRRILEAEQSMASAKANKGITMNLNASFGLNKTGYEFKDAYKPKFDDQEGVALSITVPILDWNQAKDRYRNAKSNMEMVETQMQQAETDFRQEIYLQVMQFNMQEDQLRIAAKADTIAQKGYEVSRQRYLNGKVSVTDLNIADSEKDAATKSYIGALQTYWSYFYTVRRITLYDFIKNEPLEEDFSLIVGE, encoded by the coding sequence ATGAATCGGTTTTATTGGATCTTATTGGGCTACCTGACCTCTCTTTCCCTGAATTTGACAGCGCAGCAAAACAACAATACAAAGTACATATTCACATTGGATGAAGTGATCCAGTTGGCCAAAGACCAATCTTTGGATGGAATTGCGGCCAAACATAGTTTCCGGGCCAGTTATTATAGTTTTCGGGCATATAAAGCCGATTATTTGCCTAAACTTACATTAAATACAAGCCCAACTACTTATAATCATTCCATAAGACAGGTAGAAAGCGTTGTAAATGAAGAATATCAAACCCGTGAGGTCGAGACAAATACATTTTCCACCACAGCCGGATTATCTCTATCGCAAAATATCGGATGGACTGGAGGAAATATATCCCTAAACTCAGATTTCTCACGATTCCATAACATGAATGACGACTCTGATGAGGCCCGTCAATATACTACCGCCCCTATTAAATTACAGCTCCGGCAACCCCTGAATGGATATAATTCTTTAAAATGGCAAAAGAAAATCGAACCTTTAAAATTTCAGGAAGCCAAACAAAATTACATAGTTTCGATGGAACAGGTTGCATCCAACGCTGTAAGTTATTTCTTTGCCTTAGCTCAGGCTCAGATCGAATTAAGGATGGCCGAAACCAATTATAAAAATGCAGGTGAACTATATGAAATCGCCAAAGGGAGATATCAGATCGGTACCATTGCCGAAGATGCGTTATTGCAGATGGAACTCAGATATATGCAGGCTGAAAGCAATCTGAATAATGCAAAAATGAATATTGAGGTAAGGCAAAGCCGATTGCGTTCTTTTTTGGGTTTTAAAGACAATATTGACATAGAATTGGAAATCAATCCAGAAGTCCCATCCATGAAAATACCTTATAACAAAGCTCTGGAATACGCTTTGGATCAAAGTCCTGATATCATTTCTTATAACAGACGGATACTTGAAGCAGAACAAAGTATGGCAAGCGCTAAGGCCAATAAAGGTATCACCATGAATCTGAATGCTTCATTTGGTTTAAACAAGACTGGATATGAATTCAAAGATGCCTATAAGCCTAAGTTCGATGACCAGGAAGGTGTTGCATTAAGCATCACTGTCCCTATACTTGACTGGAATCAGGCAAAAGACCGCTACCGCAACGCTAAATCAAACATGGAAATGGTGGAAACACAAATGCAACAGGCCGAAACTGATTTTCGGCAGGAGATATATTTACAGGTGATGCAGTTCAATATGCAGGAAGATCAACTCCGTATTGCTGCCAAAGCCGATACGATCGCCCAGAAGGGGTATGAGGTATCCCGTCAACGATACCTGAACGGAAAAGTAAGTGTTACGGATCTAAATATTGCAGATTCGGAAAAGGACGCTGCAACAAAGTCTTATATTGGAGCATTACAAACTTATTGGAGTTATTTTTACA
- a CDS encoding glycoside hydrolase family 78 protein, with protein sequence MLRNILFIVFPVIFLIHACVNPSRQIYDLRCENLENPLSITHTTPHLSWKNKFGEKGNKQTAFQILVATDPSLLEEGKADLWTSGKIPSSESVMIKYGGKDLAGHSLVYWKVCVWDVNDRIIWSEPAVFGAGLSEKEIRTATYIGFPEASGNPQSPLLRKQFSYDGKVKNTLLYINSLGYHEVYINGTKVGDDVLTPAVSQLDKRSLYNTYDITSYVKRGDNEMVIWLGQGWYRPGLFGALSTPLVKAWVKKQDEGKWDTWFVSDQSWQAAESGYSGIGTWRPHQFGGERIDASMFPDNMESSSLDNLQWYPVAEMNVSEHAVSPQMVEGNRITETFHAANVKQLSDGAWLADMGKAFTGCVEIKFPPLDKGQEIVLTYSDHLNPEGNPVNQNQEDRYIASGRRNEIFRSKFNYHGFQYLKISNLPVSPKIDDITARLIQTAFKQTSSFQCSDEDMNAIHDMVQYTLRNLSLGGYLVDCTQFERLGYGGDGNASTVTAQTMFDLSPLYANWMQAWADCIRGDGSMPHTAPNPYSAGGGPYWCGFIITASWNSYVNYADPRFMEEYYPVMQQWLGFVDQYMVNGLLEPWPSTEYRNWYLGDWAVPENVDQTNPASVGVVNNCFISVCYETMEKIAKFLGKENDVKKYAERKKLLQKRIHEHFYSEENGIYATGSQIDLAYPMLSGVTPDSLFAKVKQSLFDETEQNRQGHLACGLVGIPVITEWAVKNRQPDFIYTMLKKRDYPGYLYMIDNGATATWEHWNGERSRLHNCYNSIGSWFYQAVGGIRPDEKEPGYRKIWIDPQIPEGMTWCKTAKETPYGVTSVEWTLTGNVLNMEIAIPPGSNGCVVLADKADEYILNGNKLKNKDNMVVLENGKHQISYAWIKE encoded by the coding sequence ATGTTACGGAATATCTTATTCATTGTTTTTCCTGTTATTTTTTTGATCCATGCATGTGTCAATCCTTCCCGGCAGATCTATGATCTTCGTTGTGAGAATTTGGAAAATCCCTTGAGTATCACTCATACAACCCCACATTTGAGCTGGAAAAATAAATTTGGAGAAAAAGGGAACAAACAAACGGCTTTTCAGATATTGGTTGCAACTGACCCTTCTTTATTAGAAGAAGGAAAGGCTGATTTATGGACTTCCGGAAAAATACCTTCATCAGAATCCGTAATGATCAAATATGGTGGAAAAGATCTGGCCGGACATTCCCTGGTGTATTGGAAGGTCTGCGTTTGGGATGTAAATGATAGGATCATATGGAGTGAGCCGGCTGTTTTTGGAGCAGGCCTGTCGGAAAAAGAAATCCGGACAGCAACATACATAGGCTTTCCGGAAGCATCGGGCAATCCGCAAAGCCCTCTTTTGCGAAAACAGTTCAGTTATGACGGAAAAGTAAAAAACACACTTTTATACATTAACTCCCTGGGTTATCATGAAGTATATATCAATGGGACGAAAGTGGGTGATGACGTGCTTACTCCTGCTGTGTCACAATTAGATAAACGGTCATTATACAACACATATGATATTACTTCTTACGTAAAAAGAGGAGATAATGAAATGGTCATCTGGCTTGGGCAGGGCTGGTATCGTCCGGGATTGTTCGGTGCTCTTAGCACACCCCTTGTTAAGGCCTGGGTAAAGAAACAGGATGAAGGTAAATGGGATACATGGTTTGTTTCCGACCAGTCCTGGCAAGCGGCAGAAAGTGGCTATTCAGGTATCGGGACATGGCGTCCGCATCAATTTGGAGGTGAACGTATAGATGCATCCATGTTTCCGGACAATATGGAATCTTCATCCCTGGATAATCTGCAATGGTATCCTGTTGCCGAAATGAATGTCTCAGAACATGCCGTATCACCACAAATGGTTGAAGGAAACCGTATTACGGAAACCTTTCATGCTGCAAATGTCAAGCAACTTTCTGATGGTGCATGGCTGGCGGACATGGGAAAAGCATTTACCGGCTGTGTGGAAATAAAATTTCCGCCATTGGACAAGGGACAGGAAATAGTATTAACTTATTCAGATCACCTTAATCCGGAGGGAAATCCGGTAAATCAGAACCAGGAAGACCGTTATATTGCATCAGGCAGAAGAAATGAGATCTTCCGGAGTAAATTTAACTATCATGGGTTTCAATATCTGAAGATATCCAACCTGCCGGTTTCTCCAAAAATAGATGATATTACAGCCCGTCTCATCCAGACGGCCTTTAAACAGACATCTTCATTCCAATGTTCTGATGAAGATATGAATGCCATTCACGATATGGTTCAATATACGCTCCGGAATCTGAGCCTTGGCGGTTATCTGGTAGACTGCACTCAATTTGAACGTTTGGGTTATGGAGGAGACGGAAATGCTTCGACGGTAACCGCACAAACCATGTTCGATCTGTCTCCGTTATATGCAAACTGGATGCAGGCCTGGGCGGATTGTATCCGCGGAGACGGGAGTATGCCTCATACCGCTCCGAACCCTTATTCGGCAGGTGGTGGGCCGTATTGGTGTGGCTTTATTATTACAGCTTCATGGAATAGTTATGTAAATTACGCCGATCCCCGGTTCATGGAAGAATATTATCCGGTCATGCAACAGTGGTTGGGTTTTGTCGATCAATATATGGTAAACGGTTTGTTGGAACCATGGCCGTCTACCGAATACAGGAATTGGTATCTTGGAGACTGGGCTGTTCCGGAAAACGTGGATCAAACCAATCCCGCTTCAGTAGGTGTTGTGAACAATTGCTTTATCAGCGTTTGTTATGAGACGATGGAGAAAATTGCGAAATTTTTGGGAAAAGAAAATGATGTTAAAAAATATGCTGAACGGAAAAAACTTCTGCAAAAACGAATTCATGAACATTTTTATTCGGAAGAAAATGGCATTTATGCCACAGGCTCACAGATCGACCTTGCCTATCCTATGCTTTCCGGAGTTACTCCGGATTCATTGTTTGCAAAAGTCAAGCAAAGTTTGTTTGACGAAACGGAGCAAAACCGGCAGGGACATCTCGCCTGTGGATTGGTAGGTATTCCTGTTATTACGGAATGGGCGGTTAAAAACAGGCAACCGGACTTTATTTATACCATGCTGAAAAAGAGGGATTATCCGGGATATCTTTATATGATTGATAATGGAGCAACTGCGACATGGGAACATTGGAACGGAGAAAGGAGCAGGCTTCATAATTGTTACAATAGTATCGGTTCATGGTTCTACCAGGCAGTGGGGGGTATCCGTCCTGATGAAAAAGAGCCCGGTTATCGCAAGATATGGATAGACCCGCAAATCCCGGAAGGAATGACCTGGTGTAAAACAGCAAAAGAGACTCCGTATGGTGTTACCTCTGTTGAATGGACACTTACAGGTAACGTTTTGAATATGGAAATAGCCATACCGCCGGGAAGCAATGGGTGTGTCGTATTGGCGGATAAGGCAGATGAATACATCTTAAATGGGAATAAATTAAAAAATAAGGATAACATGGTTGTATTGGAAAATGGAAAACACCAGATTTCCTATGCATGGATAAAGGAGTAA
- a CDS encoding carboxypeptidase-like regulatory domain-containing protein yields the protein MKIIRIFMVTILVGWMITCTKKTDSTLKNQITGNVEVYHISGDKIGTADHVSVKIFNTDHYIIKETVTDQNGIYIVDNLSPGIYYVKISDDRYYSKPGSDILQFSVSENTSRDLSAIKLDTYKIYPKSTAGIKSITWRQSDKSDHQVMLDIIFDHLDLSMYDKYVFVYFFIGHDEHVSKTNYQGKIYPSADNGYISGYHMARIPVEEIINNQVNGYQDNNFCRWMDGSLCYPKQPTHLAMYVSTASGYGEEGSSGEDEYSGIGHIRFVKNIDDLHDCF from the coding sequence ATGAAAATTATAAGAATATTTATGGTTACCATTTTGGTCGGATGGATGATCACATGTACCAAAAAAACCGACTCCACGCTAAAAAACCAGATCACGGGAAATGTAGAGGTATACCACATAAGCGGGGATAAAATCGGCACAGCGGATCACGTTTCGGTAAAAATATTCAACACTGATCATTATATCATCAAAGAAACCGTTACGGATCAAAATGGAATATATATCGTAGATAATCTGTCTCCGGGTATTTATTATGTAAAAATATCCGATGATCGCTATTATAGTAAACCTGGTTCAGATATCCTTCAATTCTCTGTAAGCGAAAATACAAGCCGGGATTTATCTGCAATTAAGTTAGATACATACAAGATCTATCCCAAGTCAACAGCAGGAATCAAATCCATCACTTGGAGACAAAGTGACAAATCAGACCATCAGGTCATGTTAGATATTATTTTTGATCATCTGGATTTATCCATGTATGATAAATATGTGTTTGTATATTTCTTCATTGGTCATGACGAGCACGTATCAAAAACCAATTATCAGGGGAAAATTTATCCATCCGCTGATAACGGTTATATCTCAGGCTATCATATGGCCCGTATTCCTGTGGAAGAAATCATCAATAATCAGGTAAACGGATATCAAGACAATAATTTTTGCCGTTGGATGGATGGTTCACTATGTTACCCCAAACAACCAACCCATTTAGCCATGTATGTTTCCACAGCTTCCGGTTATGGAGAAGAAGGATCATCCGGAGAAGACGAATATTCCGGAATCGGCCATATCCGCTTTGTCAAAAATATCGATGATCTCCATGATTGCTTTTAA
- the proB gene encoding glutamate 5-kinase, with translation MYKRITLKIGSNVLTLPDGNPNEALIAKLVEQMVYLRKEGIEILLISSGAVASGRKVIKTPRHCDAVSCRQLWAAVGQVRLIQLYGELFARHDMVCSQVLATKEDFRDRRHFLNMRNCLDALLHNHVIPIINENDVVSVTELMFTDNDELSGLITDMMGSDALIILSNIDGIYDGLPSDPASKVIPVIEPDNATASKFIAPTQSNFGRGGMLTKFAIAKKVASSGTPVHIANGFTEDILKKIVSREKDIVQTLFTPGHKTSTIKKWLSHSGTDVKGSVYVNQGAASRLSDQQAVSLLLVGVTRIEGDFLKGDVIQIVDEQNCVIGLGRSEYNAETAKKKIGERNARPMIHYDYLYLK, from the coding sequence ATGTATAAGCGTATTACACTAAAAATAGGTTCCAATGTTTTGACATTGCCCGATGGCAATCCTAATGAGGCGCTCATTGCCAAACTGGTGGAACAAATGGTATATTTGAGGAAAGAGGGGATTGAAATTCTGTTAATATCTTCAGGAGCCGTAGCTTCAGGACGTAAGGTAATAAAGACGCCCAGGCATTGTGATGCTGTTTCATGCCGACAGTTATGGGCAGCAGTGGGGCAGGTGCGTTTGATTCAACTCTATGGTGAATTATTTGCACGTCACGATATGGTTTGTTCACAGGTGTTGGCGACCAAAGAGGATTTCCGGGACCGGCGGCATTTCCTGAACATGCGTAATTGCCTCGATGCCTTATTACATAATCATGTAATTCCGATCATTAATGAAAATGATGTCGTGTCGGTAACGGAACTGATGTTTACCGATAATGATGAATTATCCGGATTGATTACTGATATGATGGGTAGTGATGCCCTGATCATTTTGAGCAATATTGACGGGATTTATGACGGACTGCCTTCTGATCCGGCTTCAAAAGTGATTCCGGTGATTGAGCCGGATAACGCGACTGCTTCTAAATTTATAGCTCCCACCCAGTCGAATTTTGGCAGGGGTGGAATGCTGACTAAATTTGCCATAGCGAAGAAAGTAGCCTCGTCGGGAACTCCGGTACATATTGCTAATGGCTTTACAGAAGATATCCTTAAAAAAATAGTTTCCCGGGAAAAGGACATTGTACAGACACTCTTTACACCGGGACATAAGACCAGTACCATTAAAAAGTGGTTGTCCCATTCCGGTACTGATGTAAAAGGGTCGGTATATGTGAACCAGGGAGCAGCTTCTCGGTTGTCTGATCAACAGGCTGTCAGCTTATTGTTGGTTGGTGTTACCCGTATTGAAGGTGATTTTTTGAAAGGGGATGTGATTCAGATTGTTGATGAACAAAATTGTGTCATTGGATTGGGTCGTTCCGAATATAACGCTGAAACAGCGAAGAAAAAGATCGGGGAGCGTAATGCGAGGCCTATGATTCATTATGATTATTTGTACTTGAAATAA
- a CDS encoding RNA methyltransferase, whose translation MKKLRMDELNRKGIDEFKQSDKIPVIVVLDNVRSLHNIGSVFRTSDAFLIESIYLCGISSTPPHKEIHKTALGAENTVDWQYFNQTIQAIESLKNNGYAVWGIEQTQNSTSLDVFTVNRDTRYAFIFGNEVRGVDQEIINLCDGCIEIPQFGTKHSFNVSVSAGIVLWECYKQIKSDHLLRK comes from the coding sequence ATGAAAAAATTGCGCATGGATGAATTGAACCGGAAAGGAATCGATGAGTTCAAGCAATCTGATAAAATACCCGTCATTGTAGTACTGGATAATGTGCGTAGTCTTCACAATATAGGTTCTGTATTCCGGACAAGCGATGCTTTCCTGATCGAATCAATTTACTTATGTGGTATTTCCTCTACTCCACCACATAAAGAAATCCATAAGACAGCTTTAGGTGCAGAAAATACCGTTGACTGGCAATATTTCAACCAAACCATACAGGCTATAGAAAGCTTAAAAAACAATGGTTATGCAGTTTGGGGGATAGAACAAACCCAAAACAGCACATCGTTGGATGTCTTTACGGTCAACAGGGATACCCGTTATGCATTTATTTTTGGTAATGAAGTACGTGGTGTAGACCAGGAAATAATCAACTTGTGTGACGGTTGTATTGAAATTCCCCAGTTCGGAACAAAACACTCTTTCAATGTGTCTGTGAGTGCAGGAATTGTACTCTGGGAGTGTTACAAACAGATAAAATCAGATCATCTCTTACGGAAGTAA
- a CDS encoding ABC transporter permease, with protein sequence MLFFKRYLHDILIAVESILSNKLRSILTALGIIFGVAAVISMMAIGNGAQQEILEQIKMVGVNNIVISPLLPQEEEESSGEESSADAGQKKKFSRGLTIDDLHAIQKFVPSVKVTSPEITFNSYVIQHGIREQAKIVGISKEFFQLYDIPLEKGTIFDVHQEENGLAVCVIGANIRSRFFSQSEPIGQYIKFGDVWLKIIGVLQRNSISVTGHQQTGVNVINDNIYIPAKTMLMRFKNRALANQKSTGTTVRRGRMVASVSTSETQKNYHQLDRIVVQVQETEQITPTVDVLSRMLLRRHSDVKDFEITVPELLLKQQRRTNEIFNIVLGAIAGISLLVGGIGIMNIMFASVMERIKEIGTRMAIGAKKKDIIVQFLSEAVLISVIGGLIGVIVGVVASWLITKFSGILTIVSFTSILVSFLFSATIGIIFGYSPAKRASKRDPIESLRYE encoded by the coding sequence ATGCTTTTTTTCAAAAGATATTTGCATGATATACTAATAGCCGTCGAATCTATTTTATCCAATAAATTACGTTCGATACTTACTGCGCTCGGCATCATTTTCGGAGTAGCGGCGGTGATTAGCATGATGGCCATTGGTAATGGTGCACAACAAGAGATTCTGGAACAAATTAAAATGGTGGGGGTAAATAATATCGTAATCAGCCCTTTATTACCCCAGGAAGAAGAAGAAAGTTCCGGAGAAGAATCGTCTGCAGATGCGGGACAAAAGAAAAAATTCTCCAGAGGTCTGACGATTGATGATTTACATGCCATCCAGAAATTTGTACCGTCCGTGAAAGTGACCAGTCCTGAGATCACTTTTAACTCATATGTGATCCAGCATGGAATCCGGGAACAGGCAAAAATAGTAGGTATTTCAAAGGAGTTTTTCCAATTATATGATATTCCCCTGGAGAAAGGAACCATTTTTGATGTCCACCAGGAAGAAAACGGTTTGGCCGTATGTGTGATCGGAGCCAACATCCGGAGCCGTTTTTTCAGCCAGAGCGAACCTATCGGACAGTACATAAAATTCGGTGATGTGTGGCTTAAGATCATAGGGGTATTACAACGGAATAGTATTTCTGTCACCGGCCATCAGCAGACAGGAGTGAATGTTATCAACGATAATATTTATATCCCGGCAAAAACAATGTTGATGCGTTTCAAGAACAGGGCGCTGGCCAATCAGAAAAGTACGGGTACAACTGTCCGCAGAGGTCGTATGGTTGCTTCCGTTAGCACTTCCGAGACCCAGAAAAATTATCATCAGCTGGACAGGATCGTGGTACAGGTTCAAGAAACGGAACAAATCACACCTACCGTAGATGTGTTGAGCCGGATGTTGCTTCGTCGCCACTCGGATGTGAAGGATTTTGAGATCACCGTACCGGAATTATTATTAAAACAACAACGAAGGACCAATGAAATTTTTAATATCGTTTTAGGTGCGATCGCCGGTATCTCTCTTTTGGTTGGAGGTATCGGGATCATGAACATTATGTTTGCATCGGTCATGGAACGCATTAAGGAAATAGGTACGCGTATGGCGATCGGCGCCAAGAAAAAGGACATCATTGTCCAGTTCTTGTCTGAAGCGGTGCTTATCAGTGTTATCGGTGGATTAATAGGTGTTATTGTCGGAGTCGTAGCATCATGGCTGATCACTAAGTTTTCCGGGATACTTACCATTGTTTCTTTTACATCCATACTCGTTTCATTTCTGTTTTCCGCGACGATCGGGATCATCTTCGGATATTCTCCCGCTAAAAGAGCATCAAAGAGAGATCCTATCGAATCGCTCAGGTATGAATAG